A segment of the Eleutherodactylus coqui strain aEleCoq1 chromosome 6, aEleCoq1.hap1, whole genome shotgun sequence genome:
actccaccagcagaatagtgagtgcagctctggagtataatacaggatgtaattcaggatcagtacaggataagtaatgtaatgtatgtacatgatgactccatcagcagaatagtgagtgcagctctggagtataatacaggatgtaactcaggaacagtacaggataagtaatgtaatgtatgtacacagtgactccaccagcagaatagtgagtgcagctctggagtataatacaggatgtaactcaggatcagtacaggataagtaatgtaatgtaggtacacagtgactccaccagcggaagagtgagtgcagctctggagtataatacaggatgtaactcaggatcagtacaggataagtaatgtaatgtatgcacacagtgactcaccagcagaatagtgagtgcagctctggagtataatacaggatgtaactcaggagcagtatagaataagtaatgtatgtacacagtgaccccaccagcagaatagtcagtgcagctctggagtataatacaggcattaactcaggatcagtacaggatatataatgtaatgtatgtacacagtgaccccaccagcagaatagtcagtgcagctctggagtataatacaggcattaactcaggatcagtacaggatatataatgtaatgtatgtacacagtgactccaccagcagaatagtgagtgcagctctggagtataatacaggatataactcagaatcagtacagaataagtaatgtaatgtatgtacatagtgactccaccagcagaatagtgagtgcagctctggagtataatacaggatataactcagaatcagtacagaataagtaatatatgtacagtgactccaccagcagaatactgagtgcagctctggagtataatacaggatgtaactcaggatcagcataggatatataatgtaatgtatgtacacagtgactccaccagcagaatagtgagtgcagctctggagtataatacaggatataactcagaatcagtacagaataagtaatgtaatgtatgtacatagtgactccaccagcagaatagtgagtgcagctctggagtataaaacaggatataactcagaatcagtacagaataagtaatatatgtacagtgactccaccagcagaatactgagtgcagctctggagtataatacaggatgtaactcagatgtaatacacagtgactccaccagcagaatactgagtgcagctttggagtataatacagaatgattCAGGATCAGTCCAGGATAAGTAAGGTAATGTAAATCCACCAGCAGAACGTGGTGCAGTTCCCTTTAAGTGCCCCTCAGACGTTTATAACGTTGATGTATTAGTGGAAATCCCCTTAATGTAAAAGTAGACTGTGGCCCCCACATAATAACTAGGTGTCACATAGAGAACGCCTCGTACGTGATGCACCAAACCTCGGGACATTCGCCATCCACGAGGGGCGCCGCAAACAGAAGCAGCGCGTTCCGCAGCGTGTTAAGAATGTTTCTTGTCAATAAAGTTAGTTCTGCCTCAGTTAATGACGTCACGCTGTAATGGCGGCTTCCATGTGAGCAGCGTGTGCGACGCATCAGCTGTAGATCTGACTTCCGTGTAACCTGGTGTCCGAGCTTCATCCAGTCCTAGCTCCCATCGGAGGGTATGAATACTGGCTAGACAGCCGTTCGGGGGGGCACGTATATGTAATGGTCTGTGAGGTGGAAGAACCGTCAGCAACGATATATATGAGATTGCTGATGTGGAGAGGCATGGGCTGCCTGTATGTATACATAGAACATAGTGGTATACTCGGTCTCTTCCTCCACTGCAGCGATCCCATGATATAACTAAGCATTGTCACATAATTGTGCCATTATGTTGGTATGGATGAACCATGCTGTGGCCCAATCATGTCAGACCCAGAATCCAACAGATAGCCCTGGTGGTGACTTATCTCCAGGGAAAGCAAAAGGCTCAGGTGTTGAAAGGCAGTGTCTCCTCCATGATCATCTGCTGGGGAGAGTCTGGAGACCCCCATAAACATCAGTCAGCTGGCCCCACTGACATTGTTGGGTTCATCCGACATTTATCTAATGTATGTGGGGGTCTTTAAGAAGCGGCCATACACCCGGCAGAGTagctataataatctttatttgtatagcgccaacatattccgcagcgcttacaaagacggggaatacagaaagacagaaattacagaaccacggttatgtatagtaatcagttaatgaaaacagtaggggtgcgggtcctgctccaacaagcttacatactacaagtaatggggtgatacagaaggtaaaggggctggagatgtgcacggtgtggcgaggtggagagtgagcgatgctatacacatagacaatggttagacatttagctgtgtgacggcagaatcggtatgactgcaggggccgTTGGTGgttggcagggattgcagtcagtaggtcagggagcatgttatcacgcggcgtacagaggggtttgtttagggtatgcggtaggcctccctaaagaggtgcgtttttagagcacgcctgaagttctgcgagtcctggattgcccgggtaacctttggtagtgcgttccagaggaccggtgctgctctggagaagtcttggaggcgggaatgagaatttcgaattagaggggcgcgcagtctagttttgttagcagagcggagagcccgggctggttgatggattgagatgagggaggcaatataggggggcgctgcactgtggagggctttgtggatgactgtagtgaatttaaattgaattctgtatttgacgggcagccagtgcagtgaccggcacagggcagaggcgtccgagtagcggctggacaggaagatgagcctggctgccgcattcaggatggattggagggggtagagtctggtgcaggggaggccgatcagcaacgagttgcaataattgagcatttttagcatgtctaCGGGGAGAAAAGAATGGATTctagcaatgttcttgaggtgcacctggcatgttcgggccagagattggatgtagggggtaaagtaGAGATCCGGGTCGAATATAaccacaaggcagcgggcgtgctgtctgggagttatggtggcgccacacactgagatggagacgtcaggatgaggtcggttagtgcagggtgGAAATGCCAGTAGGTCAGTTTTGGAgaagtttagttttaggtagagctTATCAGTAGATGTCGCCTAAATGGCTGCTCCATCATAAGGGTGGGCAaaatttagatatttttccacatTAATAACCCATGTGGTTGTGTCAGGTCTCAATTTAGGAGAAAgcataattaaaataaaaatggagtaaggTGTCTGATCTTACAGCCTGTTCGTTGGATAAAGAGAATTTGTGCTGctttctaaggccggctgcacacgaccggatttggattgcggaatctgtgatcgtcactcacacagaaaatctgcatTCCGCGTCCATTTGCAAGAATAGAACgctcgcatgtccgctcacacaaACAGATTGCGATTTCCGCCTTCaggaataaaattgcagcatgttctattttggtttgGCTTCcctgtggacggcttccattgaagtcaatgaaagtcgtCCCACCTGCGTCCCTTCCTTAGTTGAGATTgaggaaaggtcgcggattccacgtcatctcttagcgacggcgcgggaaaagcagggattttaaaaggagggggggggggggggatctgtattTCGAGCCGAAATACATGTATGCATGGACCGAGTCGGACTCCACTGCGTGCTCCCATTCATGTGCCAGCAGCCTAACAGACTTTGTTTCAGTTTCTTCAGTTTTCAAGATCATTGCtttctgtcagtgaatagaaaggtTATTTACATCTAGAGGCTGAGACCCTGCCTTGACCTAATCCTTCCCATAGCTGCCGACCTCTTCTAAAGTATAAGTGCAGGTGATCTGTATCTGTTTGGAATTCAGACCGTTAAGCCCACAGAAGAatatctagactggatacaagtgTAACAAAGCATTAGATCAGGAGgagttagttttttgttttgctttttttcctcaCAAGAAGGTTTCCATTCACTAATAAGAAGCAGAGGTATCGGGGAATCTCTAGTCGTTTAGTGTTATCCAGCAGTTTTTTGACTAAACCTAGTTTGCCACAGCATATATTTCATTTAGTGTCTTGTGTATTTCCAGGTTTGGGGGAAAATGAAACCACAGAAGATAAAGAAAGGCAGACGAGCTCAATCTACACTACAGAGGAAAGGCATAAAAATAACCGGAAAATGGAAGCCGATCACACTGGACCCCAGTCTTTTCGCAGAAGGGAAGATGGATGAAATCATCTGCTTTGAGGAACTTTCAGATTATAAATTAGTCAAGACATCCAAGCAGTTGGACAAAGAAGGACGGAAACGGAAACTTGgtgcagatgaggaggaggaggagtctgAGGAAGAGGTTACCAGGAGCAAGAAAAGCAAAAGACGCAAGAAAAAAATGAAGGCCAAGAAAAGAGAAGAATCTGAAGATGAGATGGAGGAAATTTTTCTTGGCAATaaggcagaggaagaagaagaggaggagggagagcagGAGGCGCTTGAGTTGACGGCGCCTAATGAAGAAAAGGTTGAAGCTGGAGAAGAAGAGTTGACTCCTCAGCcagtgaaaaaaaagagaaaaaggaagaaaaagcaaAAGGTTAAAGGGATGAAGACGCAAGCTAAAACCACAACTAGCAAACCAACAAAAAAGACAAAGAATTGGGCAGCGGGGGTGTTAGCCGGTGTGGCGGGTAAAAATGTTGATGTTTCAGCTTGGAAGGACCTCTATGTTCCACCTCCAGTTCTCCAAGCTCTGAGCTCTTTAGGGTTTTCTAGCCCTACCCCAATCCAAGCTCTAGCTCTGCCTTCTGCCATCCGTGACAAGATGGATGTCTTAGGTGCTGCAGAGACAGGTGGGTGTACAAGACGCATAACTTTTCTAAGaacgttttcaagatctctgtttgctgtcagtcaATGGAAACATTTGTATTTACTTAACTTTAGAGAGTAGTAGCCAATAGAtgtgatacaattgtatccggTACAGGTAACCCTTTGTCTATTCTGGATACACATCAGTTCTTCCTGTTTTATACAATGTAACTGTCTGGGTTCAGGGGGTAAGGCTACAGGGAAGCGTTAACTGGCTGGCTGAAAACCCATGCTGATCTGAAAGTTTACTGCAACTCAGCGCAGTTTTaaaattgtattatttttttgaaTCAACCAATTAAGCTTTATTAGTAACAAGACAAAGCAGGTTTTATGTACATTGTACAAGAtcaaaaataaaagttaagtAATACCcctatatattaaaggggttgtcccgcgccgaaacgggtttttttttttttcaacagcccccccgttcggcgcgagacaaccccgatgcaggggttaaaaataaaaaccgcacagtgcttacctgaatcccagcgctccggtgacttcttacttacctgctgaagatggccgccgggatcttctccctcggtggaccgcagggcttctgtgcggtccattgccgattccagcctcctgattggctggaatcggcacgtgacggggccgagctacaaggagccgctctccggcacgagcggccccattcagcaaagaagaagacccggactgcgcaagcgcgtctaatctggcgattagacgctgaaaattagacggcaccatggaaacgaggacgctagcaacggaacaggtaagtgaataacttctgaatggctcataattaatgcacaatgtacattacaaagtgcattaatatggccatacagaagtgtatagacccacttgctttcgcgggacaacccctttaacacaagtgtttctcttaaggcccaatgtccacaggcggatctgaCTTGTGGAAGATCCTCAAATCAAGCCACCAATAGGGAAGCATGGGTATCCGCACATGAATTAAGGTATGCGGATTAGTTTTGCGgacctttagggtgcgttcacacgaacgtatatcggctcagttttcacgccgagccgatatacgttgtcctcatgtgcagggggggaggctggaagagcccaggagcagaaactcagctcccgccccctctctgcctcctctccagccctctgcactttttgcaatagggagaggcggaacgggggcggggctaattcccggaacttagccctgcccccgttccgcctcctctcattgcaaatagtgcagaggggcggagaggaggcagagagggggcgggagctcagttcctgctccttggctcttccagcctcccccccctgcacatgaggacaacgtatatcggctcggcgtgaaaaccgagccgatatatgttcgtgtgaatgcaccctaaggtccAGAAaacaagttgcagcatgctctatttcagtgcggttcccacatgtgtggcttccattgaactcaatgaaagccgtctgatctgcagcccgtccgcaattgaattgcagattccgcgggaaagcaggaatcttttaaaaaaacaaacaaaataaaactcCGCTATGCATGTGCGGCGgctggcacttccgcacacatccacagtgaagaaaatagaagatccGGATGGGTAAGCCGTGCCCTCAGCCACGGGCAGGGTTGGATCTCgatgcgggctcccacatgcggaatccgatccgcccatggacattggtccTAAAGGAATTGCAGAATATACTATCCATAAACTTCTGTTTGCTGCAAATGCCTCAGTTTGTAGGAGTGATGTAATAACCTCAAGTGCCAAAATCCAGATATGTAATAACCAAATTCCATCTAAACAAGAAAAGCAAATGTGCACACATTAACTATCCTGCATACATGGGCAAACTGAGTCCTACAGATACtatgaattgtaaaaaaaaccttgCCTGGCACAGCACCCGGACACCATCCAGTACACTGTCCGATATACACAGCACGTTGACATGTCCTACTTCTCGTCcacacaggaataggacatgctgtgaaaaAATGCCCATGTTTATAGCCCCCTAGACTATATGTGGCCACGTGCTGTCCGGGGTATTACACTTACAGCAGACGGACCCAAAATACAGCAGTGTGCATCTAACCGTAATGTGAGGAAGGGGCATGGTTCTGGCATCTGTTCTGGTGAAGATAAAAGGGGCGGTTTCTGTGCTGCTACAGCCAGTTTTTGTGTGGAAGCACATTTACTGTGGTCCTACGCCCCAAGAGGAATGGAGGCCATTGACCAAGCCTGTTCCTGGCAGTCATTTTCTGTGCAGAATAGTGTCTCTATTAGAAATGCATGTGCATGTCATGAGTCTGATTCGTCGAGATGCAGACGTGTTGTAGGGCAGAGCTGGAAGGGGGTACCCACTTTGTCATTCAGAAACTTAAAAGGGTTATCTAGGAACATAGTTTTGTTCAAAAACTACTTCAACCTGCAGTAGTAAAATAACAGCTCATGCTCGCCCTTCCACGCCACTGCTGGAGCTCCGATCACCCTGGAGGCCTTCAGAAGGCAATGGGCTGCCATGTCATTCGCATGCCACCATGCAATCTCATGAAGGGACTGTTtgggaccccaaactctggggtatttaaatgccgctatcaggatttacagtggcatttaaagggcttaCAGCTGCAGTCGGCAAGCACACTGATCACGGCTGTTGCAGACGGCTGTCGGCGACGCTGGAGGATGTATATGTATGTCCTTTAGattcaaggggttaaacttctcTGATCACTTACTTTGCACAGTGGTTCATGTTGGTTTTATCTTTGACTTCAGGAAGTGGTAAGACTCTGGCCTTCGCCATCCCTATGATCCACAATATACTGGAATGGAGGAAAGCCCCTCAACATGCAGCTTCCAGAGAAGAGGAGGAGTGCAGTGACCAGAAGGCAGCGGACAAGGAGATGGATAAGGCTGCTGATCTGGATAAAGATGCGAGCGAGGAAGATGAGGCACAAGATGAtgataatgaggaggaggaggcagaagaTGATGGGGATGATGAGGATTTTTCCACCATAGGCTGTGTGAAGGTTGTAAAAGACGTCGATATTAATTTTAACTCTgctccaatggaagccatcccccaGTGCGACATAAAAAGGCCTCTGCTTGGACTGGTGGTGACTCCGACTAGAGAATTGGCTGTACAGGTTAAACATCACATTGATGCCGTGGCCCAGTTTACTGGTGAGATCCAAATCCTtatatttttacgttctccacacaTGATCCTATCTTCAGTTCTACAGATTCTCTGCTCGAACCTGCTATGACTTATTTCccgtcttttaaccccttcccgctccatgacgtaccggtacgtcatgggagcctggtacttcacgcaaaatgacgtaccggtacgtcatcgggatagcgcgagatcatgactgacctcgcgcataccgcagcgggagccggcgtcccgctgttaaccccttccctaccgcgatctaagtagatcgcagcagggaaagagttcacagagggagcgcggctccctctgtgtctccgtccggctctcgcgatgtcatcgcgagagccccgcctgtcaccatggcaacaggacgccagacactggcgtcctgtattgcctatgattgctgtataagcgataaggcatggcagagcagtagctctgccatgccttatgacagcgatcatcggtacagtgatgtaagtccctcagagggactcaaatactgtaaaaaaaaaagaaaaatgtaaaaccctttttttatgctttttctaatattagcataaaaaaggtaaaaaaaaattaaaaccccacatattgggtattgacgcgtccataacgacgtgtacaaaaagctgaactctctttttattttgtacaacaaaaagcgtaaaaaaaaccgctaaaaaacaggcaaaatgctaattttttgcgttttgcctcacaaaaaatgcaataaaagtgatcaaaaaagccgtacattccccaataaaaactacagccgtcttgcaaaaaataagccctcatagagctctgtacatagaaaaataaaaaagttacaggactttgaatgcagctatagagaaaaaaaaagatttccaaaaaaaaaggctttttattgcaaaaaaaagtgtaaaaacctaaacaaatataagaattttggtatcgttgtaaccgtaccgacccgcagaaaaaatttagtgtgtcatttatgctgcatgattaacgctgtaaaaaaataatctatggcagaattgatgcgttttctctccctgttatcataaaaataataagttttacgatattgtctatgtacccaaaagtggcaccaattaaaactacagctcgccacgcaaaaaacaagcccttatacggccgcatcgacggaaaaataaaaaagttatggcttttgaaaaatggagatggaaaaataccaaaaatcgcttggtcctcaacgccaaaataggccatgtcattaaggggttaaaggcttaaACATGCCCTTAAAGGGGAAGCACACCAATTAGTCATTTTCTTACATAGTGGAGTTCTCCGATTGCTAACATAACACTTTGACTTGTTCAACACAATAAAGATTCATTCAAGTTAATACATTTAGTGAGTGGTTCTATATTATGATTGAAATTGGCGATGGAAGAGGCTTACAGATTCCAATCATCACATGTTCAAAATACCTTAAAAAGGGGAACCTCAGCCAAAACAATTCTTCATTTACCAAAGGAACACTTAGACATCCACAAAATCCTTTGTGTTGAGTCTTAAAACGACCCTCCCTGGCtttgagaaacaaagatggctgcaccagcttctctgactacctgatgcacactgttcaTAGTATGCATCATCCTTTGTATAACCAGTGCTGCCACGTGAGCCATGttaaccagtcagagcagcatgtagtgtcttaagactaccaatgcatgctaTGCACATCGTGAATGGGGTAGTCAGAAGTGCTAGTGTAGCCAGCTTTtttctccaggcccggaggtCGCTTTAAATTTGTTCTCCTCTGTCCTAGTATTTTAGGTTGTATCCAGcagtttctggctttggcttacaattcccagccattgttacaagacttgtttaaaaagtctgacgttgacttgcagaaatgctgcctaccaataggtggcactgcagagatattgttctatcttccatttgcatatttcccagaggagtatggatggccttataagtttcttcACACCTTCTAcatgttctccttaaggagaaacaattccCTTCTGGACCTTAGATTTCCTTGAAATATAAAAGACTGAGTGACTACCAACAGGGCCACTCACAGGGGTTGTCGCCCTGCTTTCCAAGGCCACTGAATACTTATTCAGTGATAGGAGTGCTATGAGATATATCAATATACACTTATGCGGCTGTGCCTTTCAAGATCCTAGGTAAGTTGTTGGCTGCAGGATTCACAACCGTATTGGttgcccagctttcccagaaacctCTATAGACATGGCTGAAAGGGCAGCTCATCTAGTTTCCTTGGGATCCAGAATTGTGTATCCACCTTGTCATGCTGTAGGAGCAGGGAGGTCTACATAATTTAGGATTACATTGAAATTCAAGAGTCTAATGCGTGTGGTATGGGAACTGTAACTTCAGCCATATTGATAGCTACCCAGCTGTCCCTACCGTGGGTGAATTGAGAGGAGTTCTGGGCTTGCCTCTAGTGAGAATTTAGGATGTGTTTGTGTAAAATGGTATCTTTTCCTTCCAGGGATAAAGACGGCTATAGTGGTCGGAGGGATGGCCCCACAGAAGCAAGAGCGAATGTTAAACCGCAGACCGGAGATTGTCATTGCAACACCAGGGCGCTTGTGGGAAATGATTAAAGAGAAACACCCACATCTATGTAACCTGCGGCAGCTCCGGTAAGTGACGGGGGCACAGGACAGCGGGACGAGTTCTATACCATGATGAGTCCCAGGTCatatctgtatatagtaatgAATGTTAGGAGCTTACTGAGTTCTCCCTATTGTCACCCAGACCCCATCTATTCAATGAGCACATTTCTTTAAAATTGAAGTGAAAAACAACCCCAGTTTAtatctgattttaaaaaaagctgaGTGACAGCCAATATGGACACCATTAGTttccatccagctttcccagatttCCGAAGGACACATCTTCCATACTATGCAATAATGCACTAATACTATGTTTCCACTTAGCAAATCTGCCTGGTTACAGTATACAATTAATCTAACTAAGCTCCCACAGCGGTAACCACCCAACTCTTCTAGACCCCTGAATAGCAAATAGGCCTAATTTATTCAGTGCTTATAGCCACTACTATATATTTATAAGACTCGGATGTAGCATTCAGGACTCCAAGAATGCTGGGTGGAAAACCCTATGGAGAACTGTTATAATCAATTACGTTGTAATTGATAATGATTAGCTTTATGTCCCATTGCTCCCCCCTGGGCTCTACCACCCAGCTTTTTGGAATACTGAGTAGCACATATGCCTTATCctgcagtcagggagatatattgCTGTATATTGAGGCAGATTCCTTATTGGGGCATCTAGGAAGGTTGGGCGACATGACACTTGCCATATGGGTTTGTCGCCCAGATTTTCCAAATGTGAGTTCTTAGGAAAGCTAGGTGAAGACTAATACTAGTAACTACTAGGACATTTCCCAGAAGGATTGGGACCTGGTTGGAAGTGAATAATATAAGTTGTCTTGGTGCTGCAGGTGCCTGGTCATCGATGAAGCAGACAGGATGGTGGAGAAGGGTCACTATATTGAGCTGTCCCAGCTGTTGGAGATGCTGAGCGACTCGCTATACAACCCCCAGAGACAGACCTTTGTATTTTCCGCCACCCTGACCCTGATCCACCAAGCCCCCAGCCGCCTGCTG
Coding sequences within it:
- the DDX24 gene encoding ATP-dependent RNA helicase DDX24; this translates as MKPQKIKKGRRAQSTLQRKGIKITGKWKPITLDPSLFAEGKMDEIICFEELSDYKLVKTSKQLDKEGRKRKLGADEEEEESEEEVTRSKKSKRRKKKMKAKKREESEDEMEEIFLGNKAEEEEEEEGEQEALELTAPNEEKVEAGEEELTPQPVKKKRKRKKKQKVKGMKTQAKTTTSKPTKKTKNWAAGVLAGVAGKNVDVSAWKDLYVPPPVLQALSSLGFSSPTPIQALALPSAIRDKMDVLGAAETGSGKTLAFAIPMIHNILEWRKAPQHAASREEEECSDQKAADKEMDKAADLDKDASEEDEAQDDDNEEEEAEDDGDDEDFSTIGCVKVVKDVDINFNSAPMEAIPQCDIKRPLLGLVVTPTRELAVQVKHHIDAVAQFTGIKTAIVVGGMAPQKQERMLNRRPEIVIATPGRLWEMIKEKHPHLCNLRQLRCLVIDEADRMVEKGHYIELSQLLEMLSDSLYNPQRQTFVFSATLTLIHQAPSRLLQKKHFKKMDKEGKLESLMDKIGLKGKPKVIDLTRKQATVETLTETRIHCTADEKDFYLYYFLLQYPGRTMVFANSIDCIKRLTSLLTIMECNPLPLHANMHQKQRLKNLERFADRESCVLLTTDVAARGLDIPNIQHVLHYQVPRTSETYVHRSGRTARASSDGLSLLLIGPDDVINYRRIFRTLEKNDELPIFPVEAKCMIGIKERVSLARQIEKMEYFNSKAKQQNSWIQQVAEALEVELDDDDLIGGKRDEQEDLQKQKALKMMKKQLKRLLSQPIFRNVMKTKYPTQSGRLPLPSIPLSTAESALHTLSTFKSKKNQRKHKAQ